One Dunckerocampus dactyliophorus isolate RoL2022-P2 chromosome 15, RoL_Ddac_1.1, whole genome shotgun sequence genomic window, CGCACCACGTCGCTCTCGTCAGCAAAGTTGTGGTTGTAGGCGCAGATGACCTGCTTGCCGCCTTTGTCAGGATCGTGAGGACTGACCTTCACCTGGCAGATCTTACCATCCAGGGTGGCACGGGCCACACACTCCCAGGCATGGTCTACCTTGAAGCCGCAGTCCATGTGCATAAGCCACTTGCCCGAGAGGACCCCATGGTTGAGGGCCAGCTCCTTGACTGTGTAAAAGTTGACCGGCCGTCCACTGGATACCAGCTTCTCCCAGTCTTCCTGGAGACCCCTGACATTCCCGCTGCCGGGGCAGTGGTCGGGGCCCAGCACGGCAATCCAGCCCACGGGGCTCACACCGCTCTCTTCGTCACCATATCGACAAACTTGGGAGGGCCTGTTGCTCTCCAGCCAGTCGTCGAACTCTGACTTGGGGGTTCTTCTGGTGTCGAACACGATCCAGGGGTCCATGTCTGCAGCCATGGCCTCAGCAGCGTAGGTGTCCGCGGCAAAGTGGGGCTCCATGTCACCTTCAGGCTGGATCACagcttcctcttcctccatgATGCTTGGTAACTTCGGGTCCTGTTacggagaaaaaaataatatacacatatatattttacaacTTCAAAGCATAACATTTACTGCTCTTACACTACTTGAAGCTgcgcatttttggggggggaggggaAGCACCATTCTATATCATTTCTTTTCGTCAACTCACAAGTATGCTAGTTTAGCCACGATAGCCACTTCAACCCTCCGTTTATACTGAAAATATCACCGTTAAGTGTGACACCTTTTTATCGTCACAGTTTAGAGACAAAGAGCCACACAAGTCGTAAACCTTACACTGTTAACTGTACTGTCAAAAGCGGCGACGGACGAGTCAACTCTGCGGCAAAACACGCCGGAGGTTAGCAGCTCTCCACGGCTTTACATTTCGCTTGCACGGTTATGCCAGGTGTTACGGTAACAAGTAGAGATGTGACATGTGTGAACGAGTCGAGTTTTTAAACTGCTCTTTTAAGGTCGTGTATTCAACTTGTCCACGCTGCCTTCCCTTCACGTGAACGACTATTGGCGTCTCCGAATTTGAGTTGTCCACAGCACACTCCATTCGCGTGAAGGCAGCTAAATATGCGCAGCTCACTTACTGTAGGAGGCGATACTAGTGAGCTTTATTGTCAGTTTTTACAGCTGTAACGCCATCAAAATGAGAAATTAAGACAATTTTTATTCTACAAATTAGCTGACATGTCTTTTTGTTCTTGGACCACTTCGCCTGATTCGCTAATGGAGTTAACATAATTGCCATTTAACTTCGGAGAGGTTAGGAATTTGTCACTCTTAAAGGGTGTGTGCTGCCTCAGAGtcgaaaagaaaacaaataaccTTGCCATATTCAGTATACTAAGTCTTGTTTTAGCGTCTTTTAAAAGAGAAGTATATCATATCCTACACAGCTTTCAGCAAGAAGAGCTAATTTAAGCCAAGACTCTATAGcaagggtctcaaactcgtggcccatgggccatttgcggctcgccgagtcacattttgcggcccgtgacttgtcttcaaagattactgtaatattactgtaatacggcctgcaactcataggatgcacacataaagcctacactgaactaagagtgagtgagtcacttaaaaaaattgATTAAAACATTCCACCCATTAtctataccacttgtcttcattagggtcaagggtaagctggagcctatcccagctgaatgcagcaaaatataaataaatatttatttatttgattcaccccaTTACTgcatcaagatattattgttattgtgagccatgtattgcgtgtcgtatcgtgaggtaccccgagattcccagcactactcccaatacttgatgcggcccagcctcactcagaccctacctccagcggccggtaaattgtgtttgagacccctgctctaaagggACAACCCAATGAACATTCTAAGAATGTTATTTGAACATTTTGACCATATTTCTGAAATGTTAGTTGGGAATCTGATGCAAAAACATCACAGAACGTTTCTAGAATGTTTTAACAAAGTTATTACAACATTCACAGAACATTTATAGAGTGTTGCATCACCAACATGCTttctcgaaaaaatcagacctcacaaatcgctttgCATTATGTAGTGCGCTGTATCCTTGCGCACTATTGttgcctgtgcattcttgtgtatgtgatgaagacgctttcAGCTTCTTCCGCGATAGAGCACCACGGCCATCTTTTTTATGTATGTTTTCCTGCTGTGATGCGTTGCGGAAGCTGCGAGCGtggcagccatcttcatcacataaacATACAATGGATAGGTggcagcgcgcagtgatacggtgggagatacagtaaatataacgcagagtgatttgtgaggtctgtttttttcgaggaggcatttttgtgatgcaaatgtattactcttttgaatgcatattgttttgagaagccaaattcATTATTTTGCTAACACCAGCAACTAAGTTGAACTGCGTTCCTagtcacagaaatctgaccagagctGGATTCACGGAACCAAGTGCGGGGGTAAGTTATGTACTACAGTgtcgatggggatgtcatacctGTATatcttcattttaaaaaatccgaCCAATCCCtacaagtgcagttttcctttaacaaggGACCCAGAGGAAAATTTTACTGCTCAAAGCTTGCTCTTCTAAATCTCAGAAGACACATTTGAGATTCTCATTTTAGTTTCTATTctgtctaaaaataaaaatttaaattacTACAAAAAGTAGTactacagtagaaccttggttagcatcattaatccgttccagatggtccgactctaaccgaaagtGATTCTAAACtaaatcaaattttcccataagtaataatgtaaattagttcgttccagaaagccaaaagtgttcacaaaaaacatgtttttatagtttgacatgcagaaaacaattggaaatgcatataaatgtataagtaaattctgtataacaggggaagtgtatctcacacttttccctggcagagtaaatctgttgagcatgtgagggcatttagatctacaattctatctgccttaaaggctggacaggacaggaaaaaaaggaatgcatataaatacaaataaatgatgaatgaaagggatacatgaacatttaaggtaacttttacctttaatgaagacatgattgttgccaaagacgatGTGGtagtgagatcaacacgg contains:
- the c15h11orf68 gene encoding UPF0696 protein C11orf68 homolog isoform X1 yields the protein MVLPLPPQKCAASSSDPKLPSIMEEEEAVIQPEGDMEPHFAADTYAAEAMAADMDPWIVFDTRRTPKSEFDDWLESNRPSQVCRYGDEESGVSPVGWIAVLGPDHCPGSGNVRGLQEDWEKLVSSGRPVNFYTVKELALNHGVLSGKWLMHMDCGFKVDHAWECVARATLDGKICQVKVSPHDPDKGGKQVICAYNHNFADESDVVRLDTNIRASGVKCPLVYKPDAYTYLGIYRNNRWKICPTIYESRFNLECVPRRSHIVNKITNMEVT
- the c15h11orf68 gene encoding UPF0696 protein C11orf68 homolog isoform X2 — protein: MEEEEAVIQPEGDMEPHFAADTYAAEAMAADMDPWIVFDTRRTPKSEFDDWLESNRPSQVCRYGDEESGVSPVGWIAVLGPDHCPGSGNVRGLQEDWEKLVSSGRPVNFYTVKELALNHGVLSGKWLMHMDCGFKVDHAWECVARATLDGKICQVKVSPHDPDKGGKQVICAYNHNFADESDVVRLDTNIRASGVKCPLVYKPDAYTYLGIYRNNRWKICPTIYESRFNLECVPRRSHIVNKITNMEVT